Proteins from one Pontibacter korlensis genomic window:
- the rpoC gene encoding DNA-directed RNA polymerase subunit beta' encodes MAFAKNKKLTQDFSKVTISLASPESILERSNGEVTKPETINYRTYKPEMGGLFCERIFGPVKDWECHCGKYKRIRYKGIICDRCGVEVTEKKVRRERMGHIELVVPVAHIWYFKSLPNKIGYLLGLPTKKLDQIIYYERYVVIQPGILAEDGVNTLDFLTEDEYLDMVDKLPRENQMLDNNDPNKFIAKMGAEALQMLLERIQLDDLSYELRHAAAHETSQQRKAEALKRLRVVEAFRDATTRIENRPEWMIIRMVPVIPPELRPLVPLDGGRFATSDLNDLYRRVIIRNNRLKRLIEIKAPEVILRNEKRMLQEAVDSLFDNSRKVNAVRAEGNRALKSLSDMLKGKQGRFRQNLLGKRVDYSGRSVIVVGPELKLHECGLPKNMAAELFKPFIIRKLIERGIVKTVKSAKKIVDRKDPVVWDILENVLKGHPVLLNRAPTLHRLGIQAFQPKLIEGKAIQLHPLVCTAFNADFDGDQMAVHVPLGPAAVLEASMLMLASHNILNPANGAPIAVPSQDMVLGLYYVSKGKRSTENEKIDGEGMSFYSAEEVVIAINEKRISKHAYIKVRAKVKNENGELETKLIETVAGRVIFNQFVPEEVGYIDELLTKKKLQQIISRVFKETGMARTAQFLDDIKTLGFQSAYKGGLSMGLGDINIPAEKEILVEQAKKDVDAVWQNYSMGLITDNERYNQVIDIWTRINNQITETLMRRLENENQGFNSIFMMMHSGARGSREQIRQLGGMRGLMAKPQKSLQGSVGEIIENPILSNFKEGLDVIEYFISTHGARKGLADTALKTADAGYLTRRLVDVSQDVIVNEEDCGTLRGLEVSALKDNEDIVESLSERILGRVAVHDVYDPVTNDLIVESGTEITEEVARAIENTAIESVEIRSVLTCESKRGICAKCYGRNLATGFMVQKGEAVGVIAAQSIGEPGTQLTLRTFHVGGTASNIAVDATILAKFGGRIEFEDVRSLDTVNNEGEPVKVVMGRSGEVKIVDPNTGKLLISNHVPYGSFLHVNEGQIIEKGAQLCNWDPYNAVILSEFDGEISYESIIEGITYREESDEQTGYREKVIIDTKDKTQNPAIVVNPKNGESKGYNIPVGAHLTVENGEKIKAGQILAKIPRAIGKTRDITGGLPRVTELFEARNPSNPAVVSEIDGVVTYGSVKRGNREIFIESKDGVKKKYMVPLSKHILVQDNDFIRAGMPLSDGAITPTDILNIQGPGAVQEYLVNEIQEVYRLQGVKINDKHIEVVVRQMMQKVVVVDPGDTSFLENQTVDKVSFMEENDHIIDMKVVEDAGDSANLKPGQIVTPRRLRDENSSLKRRDLKLVTVRDAQPAVSRPTLQGITQASLGTQSFISAASFQETTKVLSEAAIKGKADELLGLKENVIVGHLIPAGTGLREYQNLIVGSQEEYDTLVESKKSTSKAKQQELQNK; translated from the coding sequence ATGGCATTTGCGAAAAACAAAAAGCTAACTCAGGACTTCTCTAAAGTAACGATCAGCTTGGCTTCGCCGGAGTCAATCCTGGAGCGTTCCAATGGAGAGGTAACTAAGCCTGAGACCATAAACTATAGAACCTATAAGCCTGAGATGGGTGGTCTGTTCTGCGAAAGAATATTCGGACCCGTAAAGGACTGGGAATGCCACTGCGGAAAGTATAAAAGAATCAGATACAAAGGCATCATCTGCGACCGTTGCGGCGTGGAGGTGACGGAGAAGAAAGTGCGCCGCGAGCGTATGGGCCACATTGAATTAGTGGTTCCGGTAGCGCACATCTGGTACTTCAAATCTCTTCCAAATAAAATAGGTTATCTGTTAGGCCTTCCAACAAAGAAGCTTGACCAGATCATCTACTATGAAAGATATGTAGTTATCCAGCCAGGTATCCTTGCAGAGGACGGTGTAAATACACTGGACTTCTTGACAGAGGACGAGTACCTGGATATGGTGGATAAACTGCCTCGCGAGAACCAAATGTTGGATAATAACGATCCAAACAAGTTTATCGCGAAAATGGGTGCTGAAGCCCTGCAAATGCTCTTAGAGCGCATCCAACTGGACGACCTTTCTTATGAGCTGCGTCATGCGGCTGCACACGAGACTTCGCAGCAGCGTAAAGCTGAGGCCTTGAAGCGTCTTCGTGTGGTAGAGGCGTTCCGTGATGCTACTACACGAATAGAGAACAGACCAGAATGGATGATCATCCGCATGGTGCCTGTTATTCCACCAGAGCTTCGTCCACTAGTTCCATTGGATGGTGGCCGTTTCGCTACATCTGACTTGAACGACCTGTATAGACGTGTTATCATCCGAAACAACCGTCTGAAGCGTTTGATAGAGATTAAGGCTCCTGAAGTAATCCTTCGTAACGAGAAGCGAATGCTGCAGGAAGCGGTAGACTCACTGTTTGACAACTCACGTAAAGTAAACGCTGTTCGTGCAGAGGGTAACCGTGCGCTGAAGTCACTTTCTGACATGCTGAAAGGTAAGCAAGGACGTTTCCGTCAGAACTTACTTGGTAAGCGTGTTGACTACTCTGGCCGTTCGGTAATTGTAGTTGGTCCTGAACTGAAGCTGCACGAGTGCGGTCTGCCTAAGAATATGGCAGCTGAGCTTTTCAAGCCGTTCATCATCCGCAAGCTAATTGAAAGAGGAATTGTTAAGACTGTAAAGTCTGCAAAGAAAATAGTAGATCGTAAGGACCCTGTAGTTTGGGATATCTTGGAGAACGTGCTGAAAGGCCATCCAGTACTCCTAAACCGTGCTCCTACACTACACAGATTAGGTATTCAGGCATTCCAGCCTAAGCTGATCGAAGGTAAGGCAATTCAGTTACACCCATTAGTGTGTACTGCGTTCAACGCCGACTTTGACGGTGACCAGATGGCGGTGCACGTTCCACTAGGACCTGCTGCTGTACTGGAGGCATCTATGCTGATGCTTGCTTCGCATAACATCCTGAACCCTGCTAACGGTGCTCCGATTGCAGTACCTTCTCAGGACATGGTACTTGGTTTATACTATGTATCTAAAGGAAAGCGCAGCACAGAAAATGAGAAAATCGACGGAGAAGGTATGAGCTTCTACTCTGCGGAGGAAGTGGTTATTGCCATCAACGAGAAGAGAATCTCTAAACACGCCTATATCAAGGTAAGAGCTAAAGTTAAAAACGAAAATGGTGAACTGGAGACGAAACTGATCGAAACAGTTGCCGGTCGTGTAATCTTTAACCAGTTCGTACCAGAAGAGGTGGGTTATATCGATGAACTGCTGACTAAGAAGAAACTGCAGCAGATCATCTCTAGAGTATTCAAAGAGACGGGTATGGCCCGTACAGCTCAGTTCCTGGATGATATCAAAACACTTGGATTCCAGTCTGCCTATAAAGGCGGTCTTTCTATGGGTCTTGGTGATATCAATATTCCGGCTGAGAAAGAGATACTAGTGGAGCAGGCTAAAAAAGACGTAGATGCTGTATGGCAAAACTACTCTATGGGTCTGATCACTGACAATGAGCGTTACAACCAGGTAATTGATATCTGGACGCGTATCAACAACCAAATTACTGAAACGTTGATGCGCCGTCTTGAAAATGAGAACCAAGGCTTTAACTCCATCTTTATGATGATGCACTCTGGAGCCCGTGGTTCGAGAGAGCAGATCCGTCAGTTGGGTGGTATGAGAGGTCTGATGGCTAAGCCTCAGAAATCATTACAAGGTTCCGTAGGTGAGATTATTGAGAACCCGATCCTATCAAACTTTAAAGAAGGTCTGGATGTAATCGAGTACTTCATCTCTACACACGGTGCACGTAAAGGTCTTGCCGATACGGCTCTTAAAACTGCCGATGCTGGTTACCTAACTCGTCGTCTGGTAGACGTGTCTCAGGACGTGATCGTTAACGAAGAGGACTGCGGTACTCTAAGAGGTCTGGAAGTAAGTGCACTGAAAGACAACGAAGATATTGTAGAGTCTCTATCAGAGCGTATCTTGGGTCGCGTAGCTGTTCATGATGTATACGATCCAGTTACGAATGATCTGATTGTAGAGTCAGGAACAGAAATCACAGAAGAAGTAGCCCGAGCTATCGAGAATACGGCAATAGAGTCTGTAGAAATTCGCTCAGTACTTACTTGTGAGTCTAAGCGTGGTATCTGTGCTAAATGCTACGGCCGTAACCTGGCAACAGGCTTTATGGTGCAGAAAGGTGAGGCTGTAGGTGTAATTGCAGCTCAGTCTATCGGTGAGCCTGGTACACAGCTGACTCTTCGTACATTCCACGTGGGTGGTACAGCATCTAACATTGCGGTAGATGCAACTATCCTGGCGAAGTTCGGAGGTAGAATAGAGTTTGAAGATGTTCGCTCACTGGATACGGTAAACAATGAAGGCGAGCCTGTTAAAGTAGTTATGGGTCGTTCAGGCGAGGTTAAAATCGTTGACCCGAACACAGGTAAGCTTTTGATCAGCAACCACGTTCCTTATGGTTCATTCCTGCATGTAAATGAAGGGCAGATCATTGAGAAAGGAGCACAGCTGTGTAATTGGGATCCGTACAATGCGGTAATCCTTTCTGAGTTCGATGGTGAGATTTCTTACGAGTCGATCATAGAAGGCATCACATACCGTGAGGAGTCAGACGAGCAGACAGGTTACCGTGAGAAAGTGATTATCGATACAAAAGATAAGACACAGAACCCGGCAATCGTGGTTAATCCGAAAAATGGTGAATCTAAAGGTTACAATATACCGGTAGGTGCTCACTTGACAGTAGAGAACGGGGAGAAAATCAAAGCTGGTCAAATCCTGGCGAAAATCCCACGTGCTATCGGTAAAACACGAGACATTACAGGCGGTCTTCCACGAGTTACAGAATTGTTTGAAGCTCGTAATCCATCTAACCCAGCGGTAGTGTCTGAGATCGATGGTGTAGTAACATATGGTAGCGTGAAGCGTGGTAACCGTGAAATCTTCATAGAGTCGAAAGATGGCGTGAAGAAAAAGTACATGGTGCCGCTTTCTAAGCACATCCTGGTACAGGACAATGACTTTATCCGTGCTGGTATGCCGTTATCAGATGGTGCTATCACTCCAACAGATATCTTGAATATCCAAGGTCCGGGTGCAGTACAAGAGTACCTGGTGAACGAAATTCAGGAAGTATATCGTCTGCAGGGTGTGAAGATCAATGACAAACACATTGAGGTTGTAGTACGCCAGATGATGCAGAAGGTAGTAGTGGTAGACCCAGGTGACACAAGCTTCCTGGAGAACCAGACGGTAGACAAAGTATCCTTTATGGAGGAGAACGATCACATCATTGATATGAAAGTGGTTGAGGATGCCGGTGATTCTGCAAACCTGAAGCCAGGTCAAATAGTAACACCACGTCGTCTGCGTGATGAGAACTCAAGCCTGAAGCGTCGTGACTTGAAACTAGTAACGGTGCGTGATGCACAGCCAGCTGTTTCTCGTCCTACACTACAAGGTATCACACAAGCTTCGTTGGGTACTCAAAGCTTTATCTCTGCAGCATCGTTCCAGGAAACAACTAAAGTATTGAGCGAAGCAGCGATCAAGGGTAAGGCGGATGAGTTGCTAGGACTGAAAGAAAACGTAATCGTAGGTCACCTGATACCTGCAGGTACAGGTCTGAGAGAATACCAGAACCTGATAGTGGGAAGCCAGGAAGAGTACGATACGCTAGTTGAGTCAAAGAAATCAACTTCTAAAGCGAAGCAGCAGGAGTTGCAAAATAAATAA
- the rpsL gene encoding 30S ribosomal protein S12 — protein MPTIQQLVRKGREKLTFKSKSPALDSCPQRRGVCTRVYTTTPKKPNSAMRKVARVRLTNGKEVNAYIPGEGHNLQEHSIVLIRGGRVKDLPGVRYHIVRGALDTAGVNGRLQSRSKYGAKRPKPGQAPAAAKGKKK, from the coding sequence ATGCCTACTATACAGCAATTAGTAAGAAAAGGTAGAGAAAAGTTGACTTTCAAGTCAAAGTCTCCTGCCTTAGATTCATGCCCACAGCGCCGTGGTGTATGTACTAGAGTATATACAACTACGCCAAAGAAGCCAAACTCTGCGATGCGTAAAGTAGCCAGGGTAAGACTTACAAATGGTAAAGAAGTTAACGCCTACATCCCAGGTGAAGGTCATAACCTTCAGGAGCACTCAATTGTGCTAATCAGAGGCGGTAGAGTAAAAGACCTTCCAGGTGTACGTTACCACATCGTACGTGGTGCCTTGGATACTGCCGGTGTAAACGGTCGTCTTCAGTCACGCTCTAAGTATGGTGCTAAGAGACCTAAACCAGGACAGGCTCCGGCTGCTGCAAAAGGTAAAAAGAAATAA
- the rpsG gene encoding 30S ribosomal protein S7 → MRKAKPKSRILLPDPKYKETLVTRFVNYLMEDGKKSVAYGIFYDAVELVEQRTKENGLETWKKALNNIMPSVEVKSRRVGGATFQVPTEVRPDRRVSLGIKWMISYARKRGEKTMKDRLAGEIIAAAKGEGAAVKKKDDTHRMAEANKAFSHFRF, encoded by the coding sequence ATGAGAAAAGCAAAGCCTAAAAGTAGAATACTCCTTCCTGATCCAAAATATAAAGAGACATTAGTAACACGTTTCGTAAACTACCTGATGGAAGATGGTAAGAAAAGTGTTGCTTATGGTATCTTCTATGATGCTGTAGAACTAGTAGAGCAAAGAACTAAAGAAAACGGTCTTGAAACTTGGAAGAAGGCGTTGAACAACATCATGCCAAGCGTCGAAGTGAAAAGCCGCAGGGTAGGGGGTGCTACTTTCCAAGTGCCGACTGAGGTTCGTCCGGACCGCAGAGTATCTCTTGGTATCAAGTGGATGATATCATACGCTCGCAAGAGAGGTGAGAAGACAATGAAAGACAGATTAGCAGGTGAAATTATTGCAGCTGCTAAAGGTGAAGGTGCGGCCGTTAAGAAAAAAGACGATACGCATAGAATGGCAGAAGCGAACAAAGCATTCTCTCACTTTAGATTCTAA
- the rpoB gene encoding DNA-directed RNA polymerase subunit beta, with product MAKNKTTERINFASIKPVIDYPDFLDVQVKSFQDFFQLETPAENRAQEGLFKVFAENFPISDSRENFVLEFIDYHIDPPKYSVDESIDRGLTYSVPLKAKLRLICNDEDNEDFETIEQEVFLGNIPYMTEKGSFVINGAERVIVSQLHRSPGVFFAQSKHTNGTKLYSARIIPFKGSWVEFATDVNNVMYAYIDRKKKFPVTTLLRAIGYGTDKDILDLFGLSEEVPADRNTLKNSIGRRLAARVLRTWTEDFVDEDTGEVVSIDRNEVLLERDSEITPEDIDVILDSGVQSIILHRENVNIADYAIIYNTLQKDNSNSEKEAVEQIYRQLRNTEAPDEETARDIIQKLFFSDKRYDLGEVGRYRINKKLGLDTNWDAKVLTNEDIVLIVKYLIGLINSKAVVDDIDHLSNRRVRTVGEQLYAQFGVGLARMARTIKERMNVRDNEDFKPVDLINARTLSSVINSFFGTNQLSQFMDQTNPLAEVTHKRRVSALGPGGLSRERAGFEVRDVHYTHYGRLCTIETPEGPNIGLISSLCVHARVNHMGFIETPYRKVIEGQVVVDGSVEYLTAEEEDTHHIAQANAVIDEGGNFVNPTVKGRFEGDFPVEAPTTYTYMDVAPNQIVSVAASLIPFLEHDDANRALMGSNMQRQAVPLLKPEAPIVGTGLERRAAIDSRALVIAEGDGVIDFVDAKKIVVKYDLSDEAKLVSFDAEYVTYNMVKYRRTNQDTCINLTPIVKKGQRVTKGEPLCEGYATNDGELAIGRNMQVAFMPWQGYNFEDAIVISEKVVRDDIFTSIHIEEFELEVRETKRGEEELTSEIPNVSEEAVRNLDENGIIRIGAEVREGDILIGKITPKGETDPTPEEKLLRAIFGDKAGDVKDASLKAPPSLNGVVIDTKLFSRPKKDKNLRAKSKKEVEELKVKYSKELTAIKNVMVDKLVELLDGKTSQGIRHKFGDEILTKGVKFSRKNIVEALFPEKNPYKDESNYAVPEEVNMFKDLILENWTTDEKANSMLVELVKNYNKRRNIVSAHFKRERFTLEVGDELPAGIVQLAKVYIAKKRKLKVGDKMAGRHGNKGVVARIVREEDMPFLEDGTPMDIVLNPLGVPSRMNIGQIYETVLGWAGLKLGRRYATPIFDGATEEQVQAELAEAGLPSFGRTYLYDGLSGDRFDQPVTVGVIYMLKLGHLVDDKMHARSIGPYSLITQQPLGGKAQFGGQRFGEMEVWALEAFGASNVLQEILTVKSDDVIGRAKAYESIVKGDVLPKPNIPESFNVLIHELRGLALEITLE from the coding sequence TTGGCTAAGAATAAAACGACAGAAAGAATCAATTTTGCCTCTATAAAGCCGGTAATTGACTATCCTGACTTCTTAGATGTTCAGGTTAAGTCGTTCCAGGACTTCTTTCAGTTGGAAACCCCAGCTGAGAACAGAGCGCAGGAGGGGTTGTTCAAGGTGTTTGCCGAGAACTTTCCTATTTCAGATTCACGCGAAAACTTCGTACTGGAGTTTATCGATTACCATATAGATCCTCCAAAATACTCTGTTGATGAAAGCATTGACAGGGGCCTTACCTATTCTGTTCCGCTTAAAGCAAAACTTCGCCTTATCTGTAACGATGAGGATAACGAGGATTTTGAAACAATTGAGCAGGAGGTATTCTTAGGCAACATTCCATACATGACCGAAAAAGGCTCCTTTGTGATCAATGGAGCTGAGCGTGTTATTGTATCTCAGTTGCACCGTTCACCAGGAGTGTTCTTTGCGCAAAGCAAGCACACAAACGGAACAAAGCTATATTCTGCCAGAATTATTCCTTTCAAAGGATCTTGGGTTGAGTTTGCTACAGACGTGAACAACGTGATGTATGCCTACATCGACCGTAAGAAAAAATTCCCTGTAACAACACTTCTACGTGCTATTGGTTACGGTACAGATAAAGATATCCTGGACCTGTTCGGCCTTTCTGAGGAAGTACCTGCTGATAGAAACACACTGAAGAACTCAATTGGCCGCAGACTGGCTGCACGTGTTCTAAGAACATGGACTGAGGACTTTGTTGATGAAGATACAGGCGAGGTAGTATCGATCGACCGTAATGAAGTGCTTTTAGAGCGTGACTCTGAAATCACTCCAGAAGATATAGATGTTATTCTAGACTCAGGTGTTCAGTCTATCATCCTACACCGTGAGAATGTTAACATTGCAGATTACGCTATTATCTACAATACGCTTCAGAAAGATAACTCTAACTCAGAGAAAGAAGCGGTAGAGCAAATTTACCGTCAGCTGCGTAACACAGAGGCTCCTGATGAGGAGACAGCTCGTGATATTATTCAGAAGCTGTTCTTCTCTGACAAGCGTTATGACCTGGGTGAAGTAGGCCGCTATAGAATCAATAAGAAACTTGGGCTTGATACGAACTGGGACGCAAAAGTACTTACAAACGAAGACATCGTTCTGATTGTAAAGTATCTGATCGGTTTGATTAACTCTAAAGCTGTGGTGGATGATATTGACCACTTGAGCAACCGCCGTGTAAGAACGGTTGGTGAGCAGCTTTATGCACAGTTTGGAGTTGGTCTTGCCCGTATGGCACGTACCATCAAAGAGCGTATGAACGTGCGCGATAACGAAGATTTTAAGCCAGTTGACCTGATCAACGCGCGTACACTGTCTTCAGTTATCAACTCGTTCTTCGGTACAAACCAGCTTTCACAGTTCATGGACCAAACTAACCCTCTGGCTGAAGTGACCCATAAGCGTCGTGTATCAGCACTGGGACCAGGTGGTCTTTCAAGAGAGCGTGCAGGTTTCGAGGTACGTGACGTTCACTATACGCACTATGGCCGTCTGTGTACTATCGAGACACCAGAAGGTCCAAACATTGGTCTTATTTCTTCTCTGTGTGTACACGCTCGCGTGAACCACATGGGCTTTATCGAGACACCTTACAGAAAGGTAATTGAAGGTCAGGTAGTGGTAGATGGCTCTGTAGAGTATTTGACTGCTGAGGAAGAAGATACCCACCACATCGCACAGGCAAATGCAGTGATTGATGAGGGAGGTAACTTTGTTAATCCAACTGTAAAAGGACGTTTTGAGGGTGACTTCCCGGTTGAAGCACCAACAACATATACTTATATGGACGTTGCTCCGAACCAGATTGTATCGGTTGCGGCTTCATTGATTCCATTCCTGGAGCATGATGACGCTAACCGTGCCCTGATGGGTTCAAACATGCAACGCCAGGCAGTACCGCTTCTGAAGCCAGAAGCTCCAATCGTAGGTACAGGTCTGGAAAGAAGAGCTGCTATCGACTCTAGAGCATTAGTAATTGCGGAGGGTGATGGTGTGATTGACTTTGTTGACGCGAAGAAAATTGTTGTTAAGTACGATCTGTCAGATGAGGCAAAGCTTGTTTCCTTCGATGCAGAGTATGTGACTTACAACATGGTGAAGTACAGAAGAACTAACCAGGATACTTGCATCAACCTGACTCCGATTGTGAAGAAAGGTCAGCGTGTAACTAAAGGGGAGCCACTGTGCGAAGGATATGCTACTAACGATGGCGAACTAGCTATTGGTAGAAACATGCAAGTGGCGTTCATGCCTTGGCAAGGATACAACTTTGAGGATGCGATTGTAATTTCTGAAAAGGTAGTACGTGATGATATATTCACTTCTATTCACATCGAGGAATTTGAACTAGAGGTTCGTGAGACAAAACGTGGTGAGGAAGAACTGACTTCAGAAATTCCGAACGTAAGCGAGGAAGCTGTACGCAACCTGGATGAGAACGGTATCATACGCATCGGAGCTGAAGTACGTGAAGGAGATATCCTGATCGGTAAGATCACACCGAAAGGTGAGACAGATCCAACTCCAGAGGAAAAACTGCTACGTGCCATCTTTGGTGATAAGGCTGGTGATGTGAAGGATGCATCGCTTAAGGCGCCGCCATCACTGAATGGTGTAGTAATTGACACAAAACTATTCTCTCGTCCTAAGAAAGATAAAAACCTTCGTGCAAAATCTAAGAAAGAAGTAGAGGAGCTGAAGGTAAAATATTCTAAGGAGCTAACAGCCATCAAAAATGTGATGGTGGATAAACTGGTAGAATTGCTGGATGGCAAGACTTCACAAGGTATCCGACATAAGTTTGGTGACGAGATATTAACGAAAGGTGTTAAGTTCTCTCGCAAAAACATTGTAGAGGCTCTGTTCCCAGAGAAGAACCCTTACAAAGACGAGAGCAACTATGCGGTGCCAGAGGAGGTGAACATGTTCAAAGACCTGATTCTGGAAAACTGGACAACTGACGAGAAAGCCAACAGCATGCTGGTGGAGCTTGTTAAGAACTATAATAAGCGCCGTAACATCGTTTCCGCGCACTTCAAGCGTGAGAGATTTACACTGGAAGTAGGAGATGAGTTACCAGCAGGTATTGTACAGCTTGCCAAAGTATACATCGCTAAGAAGCGTAAGCTGAAAGTAGGTGACAAGATGGCGGGCCGTCACGGTAACAAGGGTGTGGTAGCGCGTATCGTTCGTGAGGAGGACATGCCGTTCCTAGAAGATGGAACTCCAATGGACATCGTTCTGAACCCACTTGGTGTACCTTCTCGAATGAACATCGGTCAGATCTATGAGACTGTACTAGGATGGGCTGGTCTGAAGTTAGGTAGAAGATATGCAACACCTATTTTCGACGGTGCTACAGAGGAGCAGGTTCAGGCGGAGTTGGCAGAAGCAGGTCTTCCAAGCTTTGGCCGTACTTACCTGTATGATGGTCTTTCAGGAGATCGTTTCGATCAACCAGTAACAGTAGGTGTGATTTACATGCTGAAACTAGGTCACTTGGTTGACGATAAAATGCACGCACGTTCAATTGGTCCATACTCTCTTATCACACAGCAGCCACTTGGTGGTAAAGCCCAGTTCGGTGGTCAGCGTTTCGGTGAGATGGAGGTGTGGGCACTTGAGGCCTTCGGTGCTTCAAACGTGCTGCAAGAGATACTTACAGTAAAATCAGACGACGTGATTGGTCGTGCGAAAGCCTACGAGTCAATCGTGAAAGGCGACGTACTGCCTAAGCCAAATATCCCTGAATCATTCAATGTATTGATTCACGAATTAAGAGGATTGGCACTGGAGATTACGTTGGAATAA
- a CDS encoding DUF3467 domain-containing protein has translation MAEDLQKQNQINIELSEEVAEGEYANLAMIAHSSSEFVIDFIRLMPGLPKAKVKSRVVITPEHAKRLLAALADNVQKFEASFGEIKQTQGAPSFPMNFGGTVGEA, from the coding sequence ATGGCGGAAGATCTGCAAAAACAAAATCAAATAAACATCGAGCTGTCTGAAGAGGTAGCGGAGGGAGAGTATGCTAACTTAGCTATGATCGCCCACTCGAGCAGCGAGTTTGTGATTGATTTTATAAGATTGATGCCAGGTCTGCCTAAAGCTAAAGTAAAATCAAGAGTAGTTATCACACCAGAGCATGCCAAAAGACTTTTGGCTGCTCTGGCAGATAATGTCCAAAAATTTGAAGCAAGCTTTGGTGAAATAAAGCAGACACAAGGCGCTCCTTCTTTCCCGATGAACTTTGGAGGAACAGTAGGAGAGGCCTAA